The Anolis carolinensis isolate JA03-04 chromosome 2, rAnoCar3.1.pri, whole genome shotgun sequence genome contains the following window.
CCCTCCCCCCCCACCCGACACTCTGCCATTTGTCAGTTAACTCTCTATATAGCTGGGGTTGTTCTTGTTTGTCAGGCATGGCCTCCATATTCATGGATCTTGCAAATCTGGCAATAGTGTGTTTTGGACAAATAGGGTTTAACAACCATAGAAAATCCAAAGCTTGCTAAAGGGAAATTTATTGAACAAACAGCATATAGTAATCTACCATTTCAGAGATAGcataattatttatattattacatgATTAGATTTCCTATTGCTCAAAATGTACATAAATTATTTACACCCTTTGAGAAACTCTTCAAtttcaaaatttttcaaaattcacatCAAATTTGGCAACCTGGACAAAGCCTGCAATCCCAGCAATCCATTCAATATCATCAGTGACTCTCTTCATTTCCACATTTGGGCAAGCAGTATTCAATTTGCTGTCATCATGTATTGAAGAAGTCCTCCAATTTTTATATTCAATTCTTTATCAATAATTCCCAACAAATACATCTCTGATAACTTTGCAAAACCTTCAGAATTTTTGCTTTAATATATAAATCTTAGATCAACAACTTTTACCTTATGGGAAGTTCACTACACGCAACAAAAAATTTTTTGCTTATCATGACAACCTCAATATTGATTTGAAACATTCAACATCCTATTTGGGATTAAATAGCATCTatacatattttcttttaaactaCCATACAAACTAAATTGTATATCTTTACCCCACATTTCTCCCATCCATCCATTTGTACATTATGTTCTAAATTATAGGTCCACCTTATCATGTATTCTTTTACCTATTCATCTTTTGTTGGATTACGGCtctgggagatcagggttcaaatccctgctcaggcaTTGACACTCACTAGCTGACATTCAGCAAGTTATCttaggaaggcaatggtaaactccctcagaacaaatcttgcaaagagacAAAAACACATTATCTAGTAATGTATCTTACATCACATTTAAGGAGAAAAGGCAGAAGTTCCAAGAAtgcaagtttatgaaagaaaTAATGACATGTCTTATAATTGTATCAATTGTGTGTTTTCAAAAAGGACCAACTTCCCAAGTGAATCTTAATAGTAATTCAATTCTGGTGATCTATATACATGCAACATTACATGCACTCAATTGCATGGGAAGAGGAATGTCTTCTCCCTTGTACATGTCTGCTGCCCTTTTTCATGTTAGAAAGTACTGTGTCTGATGTTTATGATGTGAGCATACATTTCTTTTATGATGCAAATACACATTTCTTTCAGTTTAGGATtggttaatattaatataatagagTGTGCAGAAGGAAATGCAGACATCCAAATAGCAACAAGCAGTTCTTGAACTAGCCCAAAATCTGTCCCAATGTTGAGGCCAGCATAAACTATCAGAGCAATGAAATCTACAAAATAGAAGAAGATCCAGAACAACAAAAATGCCATGACTTTAATGTGGACCTGAGTGCTGAGGTCCTTAACACCAAAATCACTTTTCTTGAGATTTCTTGTGTGTCTCCACAGAGAGACAAGCAAAAGAATGGATGCAATTGTGCTTAGGCACAAATTTATGACATAAAAAGAAAGTTGAATGGGAAGAAAAGTAATGGGAGCCATGAAACAAACCTCTATTTGGCTGGCGTTCTCTGGCAGAGTTTCTGTCACATTGCACCACTTTGTGTGACCAAAATAATCAACAAGTGAAGGAAGATAAGAGACCATGAAAACAGCTATGGACAGTCCAAGCAGCCTGGGTAGAAGCATATTGATCCTTGCTTTCAGCCAAAGGAAGAGAGGGTTGGCAAAGTTGGCGACCTTTACACAATAGAAAACACTGAGCCATGTGGCACACCAGTTGCTGATCATGTTGAAAAACAtccaggaaaagaaaagaaaatcatctAAGAAAAGTTTGAAATTAATCTTTAGAGTCAAGTACAAAATGTAGTAGATAAAAAAATCCAATTGCATGATAAACCTGGATGTACTCAGGCTGGTCAGGAGGAAATCACAAGGAATCATCTTCCTGTTTTGGAACCATTGGTATCCATTCACAACTATAATGAATCCATTTCCCAAAATACCAATAATAGACACAAATTCAAAAATGATCAATAACATGATTTCAACCATAGACATATTGTTAGCCATTATTGATGCTTTCTGTGGAACTTCACTCACAGGAAGTAACGAGTCCTATTCTCTAGGGTTCTGCTTGATGTCTGTTAGAGAACACTGCTATTTAATTcatttaaaacattcaaatgatGCTACAGAGTTCAATGCAAAAATCAGCAAGATTATGTTACTAATCACGCAACTTGCTATTAATTGGCTGATATAAAACAATCATTTTTCCAGGTAAACAACTTCAGTGACATACCACTTCTCCCTTACATCAGCAGTGGGACTGAAAGTAGTCTTGCTGCTTCTGCTACCATGACACCCAGACCCAGGAGCCATGCCAACCTCCAGAAGGTGATGCCTCCTAAGGTGCACCAGTTGTTGTTGACAGATGCTTGAGGTCTTTTCCCCTGCTGACTTTGCCTCTGCAGTGCTGGAATGCTGCCTGCGTGTGATCCTCTGGATTCACCTGGAAGTGGTCCCAAACTAAGGAACAACTCCTTCCAGGAGCAGGGAAGGGTGCAGCCTCATCACATGAAggccccatccccatccccacgCCAAGCTGTGAATGCAGGGGGAGAATGCATGTCAAAATCCCCTCACACCCCTCTACCACCTCATGTGCGATCTCCTCTATTTCCTCCAGTGGCAGATCCAGCTGTGTCTCCTCTGACTGCCCAAGGGGACTACTTGGCActgatattatatgtaatattgtaTTAATTTGTTCTCTGCGCTAGCTGGCTGTGTGTCGAGCAGGACTGGCAATGTATGCACACAAGCCAAAAAACAGCAATGTAGGTAGTAGGTAAAGGCTGGGGAGGGATTAGCTAgctactactaccctgtttccccgaaaataagacatccccaaaaaataagacctagtagaagttttgctgaattgctaaatataaggcctcccctgaaagtaagacctagcaaagtttttgtttggaagcatgcccaccaaacagaacaccagagtatgcaggacaggtaaatgtacataccagttgtacatggaaataatggtagtaacaagaaattcttgataggattcacagtttgtctggttatgctggtttgtgatgacaactaatttatagtatataataaaagttcatttttttgttcaacaataaatgtgaattcttcttcatggaaaaataagacattccctgaaaataagacctagagcatcttagggagcaaaaattaatataagacactgtcttatttttggggaaacacggtattattactattacagtatagtctcacttatccagcactcgcttatccaacgttctggattatccaacacatttttgtagtcaatgttttcaatatatcatgatattttggtgctaaattcgtaaatacagtaattactacatagcattactgtgtattgaactactttttctgtcaaatttgttgtataacatgatattttggtgcttaatttgtaaaatcataacctaatttaatgtttaataggcttttccttaatctctacttattatccaacattcacttatccaatgttctaccggcccgtttacattggataagcgagactctactgtatttataataataacaatgccccacctttctccctgtggggtcTCAAGGCGTCTAACAATCTCTATCCCGCACTTAATCTAGTTTAAAAAGGAAAAGTTAAATCTAGTTTTAAAAGGAAAAGTTGGTTCATTTCaacagaggaagagaaagacTGGATGTCAATGAAGGGACACCTAGAAAAATAATTCTCAAAAAGCTACACTATAGCTACTAGTGCTCCTATAAGTTTTAAGAAATAGAAACAGAAACAGGCAGAAACCAAATGGAGCTAAAGGAGAAGGACACATTCTCTCTCCTGCAAATGCCATGCCACAGAAAATGGAGACCCTGAGGGCAGCTATatatagaccaatgatgggcaaccttttgtacttggtgtgtcaaaattcaccaaaaaacctagcatgacttgggtggtgtgtcacttcgagaaaaaaaccataatttcacaatatatatacagtagagtctcacttatccaagcctcacttatccaagcttctggataatccaagccatttttgtagtcaatgttttcaatatatcattatattttggtgctaaattcataattacagtaattacaacataacattactacatattgaacgactttttctgtcaaatttgttgtataacatgatgttttggtgcttaatttgtaaaatcataacctaatttgatgtttaataggcctttccttagtccttattatccaagatattcgcttatccaagcttctgccggcccgtttagcttggataagtgagactctactgtagtttaaataacaaaaatatataattgtaatatataactgtatttaaataaatcaaaaactatttactaccattatatccatgtacaacaatctatggtacctcttgcaatttccacggtgatttctctctattgtagtttcaatgtagtcatgaataatgaataatataatagtaataatataataatatactacaataataatagaataatagaatcattttatatgtgtgtgtgtgtgtgtgtgtgtgtgtgtgtgtgtgtgcataattcccatggagtaaacaacaaaaccactggaccaaatcacacaaaatttggccacaaaagacattagtcatccaatcaatctgcatgcggcagcgtgtcagcaaaaatggctaggcgtgtcagtgctgacacacgtgtcataggttggccatcactgatacaGACCAGCATTGCAGAAAGCTGTGTGatcagctttcttcttctgattggctaacaaggaaaaaaacagagtgcagctgcccttgtcaatcacatcagccagccccgccccctcccttgtGACAAGGTCATAAGCATAGGATCCTGACACAAGCAGTAATCATTCTTCCAGAAATGGACTGAACTACCATTCTGTTTCAGGTGCCAATTGAAAAAATTTGTCATCCTCTTTCCCCCTTTCTAGCTCGACATCATTCCTAGTTGTTTCACCAAAAATGCacctttttgtttttcaaaagcaCCCACTCATATACGAAGAAGGCCACAACTATGAAGTCGCATAGTATGCTGGCACTTGCTCTTGTTGAAAGATTTCAATTTTATCCATATCATTGTCCCCAGAAGCAGCGTTGAAACCTACTGCTGTCAAATTGTACTTTAccttactaaaaaaaaaatataGCATTATCATgctctgaaaatgccagccagaCCTCCGAATCCTTTTTTATCTCTTATAAGCCATACATGGGGGTGTGGGACCAAAATACCTTCAGTAGCTCTTGccagactttcatggccgggatcacagggttgttgtatgtctttcgggctgtgtggtcatgttccagaagtattctctcctgacgtttctcccacatctgtggcaggcatcctcagaggttatgaggtatggaaaaactaggcaaggaaaggaaaaaatatatatctggactctccacaaatatatatttttttcctttctttgcctagttctggaacatggccacacagcccgaaagacatacaacaaccatttgAAAAGTCTTCAAGGCTGCTCACAAGATTGCATACCTAAAAGGAATACCGTACATGAGGGGTGAACTAAAAGTCTTGAGCTTACCTGTGAAAGAGCCACTGTGGGATGACCAAAATATTTTCCACTGAAGAGCAACCTTTCTTCATATTTCCCACCAAATTTTACCTGTGCAAGGTGCTGCTCTCTGACAATGGGGAGAAAAATCAGGAACTGAGAACCATGTTGTGGACTGCACTTTCATTTTCCATCAGAACAACACATCGTGTCACACAGACATCTTTCCCTGCAAGAAATCAATGACTGTAGCTTTGAATTATTAGCTCACCCACCCCATTCAGCTGATCTTGCACCTTTTCCCCACTTGGCTTCTGTCCTTTCATCCCTTAATCATCACATTGGGGCACAAAGCGTGGGATCTGATTTTGGTGTGGAGGATCTCAGCAATTGTCCGTGAGTGTGCAGAGTGTGTCAGGCTCAATGCTGAAGACGATGACAAAGAGCCTCTCTGCCTAGCATCTGAGTCTGCAGTAGAGCTGGATCAACAACTTGATCCTGGAAATATTAGGTTGGCAGAGGTGATCCAGGAGCCTCAAGAGAATCACATGGATGAGTCAGGATCAGGAAATCCAAGGGGAAGAGCCGAAGTTAAGTATCCCAGCTTGGCTGCAGTTGAGATCTGAGGGTATTCAGATGAGAAGACGTTGCCTCAGCAAGGAGTCAACAGATAAGTGGCATAAATAGCTGAAGGCTGGACTAGTTCTGTGCTAGGAGTAACTTTTGCTTAACTGCACAGCCTGAATCTCTGATGGTGAACTCTTGCTGGATTGTCTACTCTTGCCTTGTACCTTGACTCTTACTGGATTTGACTATGCTTTAGAAGATTATTTGAATTTGGTGATACTGCTTGGCTTGAACCCTGGACTGCACCCTGACTATTCCTATGCCTTGCCTCTGCTGAACGGATAACTGTGTATGACTCTGGACTAACTGACATTGTGACTGGTGAGTGGCTACTTTAGCAGGGATTCCTATATAAGTTTTTGACAGGATGGGAGGGAGGTCGATGACACCCTCCCACCCACAAAAGAGAACCAAGGCTGACAAGGTTTtctctaaaaaacaaacaaattggagCCAGCTGGGGCTCCTCCATCCTTGGTGATAAGATAGGGAGAGACCCAGTCCCATTCAGCTCTGGTTTGTATTTCAGACACATTTTTTCTTTGTGTAATATTCCTTTTAACATCTCTCACCTAAATAAAATCTTCTCCTGCTTTGGTTTGTTAGTTAAGAATTTgtaatttttctgtttttttaacaTTCTGATTGGGATATCCTTCATCATCAAAGGGCAATGAGTGTTTAATTCTTTATTATTGAATTGTGATGCTCTGGATTCAAAGTTTACCAGATGCTATTGAATGTATTTTTGAACCATAAGTGATTCAGATTCTATCCAAAAATCCAGGAAGCAATGAGATATCACTGGATAACAAGGCTACTAAATGTAGTGTCACtttttgttttcctcttttttttgctTAAACTCCGCTGTCCTCAAGAATTGCTACCTCTAGGGGGAAAAAACTTCCTATTTTTCTAACAGAGGCACGTTCTATACTAATTATAGGCACTTCTTGTAGTCTTTTAGCTATGTTTTTAGCCAACATGCATTTTAAGTAGTTTTTATCTATTGTAAACATTACTCATTTGTGTGTTTAATCCATTGGATCTTGTTAATCTCATTAGCCTGCATATCTTGTATACCTACGGTGTAATAAGGATCTTTGAACCATAATAAAATGAGATTGTTGTAATTATATATCCATATTAAAATCCAACAAAGATCACAattttcagcaaactttttaagATGCCAACATTTATTTGTATGTGACAGATCATTCTTCTACCATAGATTCCTATGTGTCATTAAAATCACTTTATCATGACATTTTAAGAAATCTgatatttattgatttttaatgCAGACAATTTACAACAGAATAATCAACattctgaaaggaaaaaaaatcaaaaatacatacatatatatatatgtatataatataaatgtatagTCAAACTTAAACTAAATTAAAGCTCTAACACATTTCTGTATTATCATGCTAAATTATTACAGTAAACACAACCTAACCAATTACTAATTAAAGCCCAAAATCTCTGGCCCCCACTCCAATTGTAATGAAAaacacaacaattaaaatatattaatctaCGATTTCAGAGATAgcataattatttatatttttacatgATTAGATTTCCTATTGCTCAAAATGTACATAAATTGTTTCCAGATTTTCAAAAATTTTCAATTTCAAAATCTTTCAAAAGTCATATCAAATTGGCAACTTGGGCAAAGCCAGTAACCTCAGCAATCCATTCTTCCATCATCAGTGGTTCTTTTCATTTCCATATTTGGGAAAACAGTATTCTTGTTGCTGTCATCATTTATCAAATAAGTACTCCATCttttatattcaaatatttatcaATAATACCCAACAAACACATTTCTGATGACattgatattttttaaatgtttgcattAATATATAAATCTTAGATCAACAACTTTTACCCTATTGGAAGTTCACCACATGTGAAATAAAGATGTCATGACAACCTCAGCATTGATTTGAAACATTCGACATCCTATTTGGGGTTAAATAGCATATATTATCCTGTAGTGATGTGCGCAGTATTTGTTTGATTCGTCTATTCGTTTAAAATAAtccatccggatgcacaaaatgaAGGATGCAATTTTCGGACAAAACAAAAGAcgacacgaaagagaaagctACACGGTCAACGTTCTTGCTTTCGTTTCCCTTTCATTTCAGGCCGTGTAACAATAAGTAGGTACTGACAGagttctgcttccccatgacagctgatgtatgccaatgggtgttaataataatattaatagtaacaacaatagttgctctgggaccctaagctgagtctgagagaaatCTGCTTCCCCGTGATAGCTgatatgtgccaatgggtgttaaaaatattttaaatattaataacaatagttactctgccCTCTCTCTGgatctgagagagggctgcttcaccATGACAGctaatgtgtgccaatgggtgttaataataatattgttaataataacaatagtactctggagaagactcaaacgttttaaaagttggtgggcaaaaaggggtcaaaatgccctcccTGTGTGgctattttcacccctctagcccaaaaactgagctggggggggggggggtgagcctcagaagccctcccattgttgccaatggtcaaaaaagttgttttttcgtaagcgagatgaaaattctattcatataAATGCCCCGTTTTCAGaaacggggacaaatacaaaactgatacaaaatgaaacaaaacaaaacaaacagcgattccgtacaaatgcacaccactattaTCTTgtacatattttcttttaaattaccATACAAACTAAATTGTACATCTTTACCCCACGTTTTCCCTAAAACATCAATTTGTACATTATGTTCTAAATTATAGGTCCACCTATCATGCACTCTTTTACAGATTCATTAtttgttggattaggactctgggagatcCTAAAAAATATCTAGTAATATATCTTACATCAGATTTAAGGAGAAAAGCCAGACATTCCAAGAATGCAGATTTATGGAAGGAGTAATGTCAGTCTTTTAGTTGTATCAATTGATTATTTTCAAAAAGTATCACCTTCCCTAGTGAACCTTGATAGTAATTCAATTCTGGtgatttattgataataaatgcATGTACTAAGACATGGAGAATAATGTCTTCTCCTCTTTTCTGCTCTTGTTTATGCTATGAAGTGCTGTGTCTGATGATTATGATGTGAGCatacattatttttatgatgCGAGTACACATGTCTTTCAGTTTAGGATTGGTCATTATTAATATAATAGAGTGTGCAGAAGGAACTGCAGACATCCAGATACCAAAAAGTAGCCCTTGAACTTTCCCGgcattattcatattattaatgAGGTCAGCATAAAGTATCAGAGCAATGAAATCTATGAAGTAGAAGAAGAACCAGAACAACAAAAACGCCATGACTTTAATGTGGACCTGAGTGCTGAGGTCCTTAATATCAACACCACTTTTCTTGAGATTTTTTGTGTGTCTCCACAGAGAGATGAGCAAAAGAATGGTTGCAATTGTGCTTAGGCACAAAGTTATGACATAAAAAGAAAATTGCATGGGAAGAAAAATAATGGGAGCCATGAAACAAACCCCTATTTGGCTGGCGTTCTCCGGCAGAGTTTCTGTCACGTTGCACCACTTTGTGTG
Protein-coding sequences here:
- the LOC107983391 gene encoding taste receptor type 2 member 42-like, whose protein sequence is MLLPRLLGLSIAVFMVSYLPSLVDYFGHTKWCNVTETLPENASQIEVCFMAPITFLPIQLSFYVINLCLSTIASILLLVSLWRHTRNLKKSDFGVKDLSTQVHIKVMAFLLFWIFFYFVDFIALIVYAGLNIGTDFGLVQELLVAIWMSAFPSAHSIILILTNPKLKEMCICIIKEMYAHIINIRHSTF